In Iodobacter fluviatilis, one DNA window encodes the following:
- the fnr gene encoding fumarate/nitrate reduction transcriptional regulator Fnr: MTTTPHIPVRDLSLKHLRQSCVNCSLRELCLPIGLSTEEMRELDTLITQAKPIKRGEALYRAGEPFRSLFAIRLGFFKASVISEDGREQVTGFHMTGELMGMDAVSSDLHTCDAIALEDSEVCELPFTDMEELSRRIPILQHHFYKLMSREIVRDHGVMLLLGNMKAEERIAAFLLNLSQRFAIRGYSASSFHLRMTREEIGSYLGLKLETVSRSLSKFQENGLIKVQNRLIEIINPDALKQLINNCQQ; the protein is encoded by the coding sequence ATGACAACGACACCTCACATCCCCGTACGTGACCTCAGCCTTAAGCATCTTCGCCAAAGCTGTGTCAATTGCAGCTTGCGTGAGCTTTGCCTGCCTATCGGTCTTTCTACAGAAGAAATGCGCGAGCTGGATACCCTGATCACCCAGGCCAAGCCCATTAAGCGAGGCGAAGCGCTCTACCGTGCCGGAGAACCTTTCCGTTCCCTGTTCGCTATACGGCTTGGCTTTTTCAAAGCCAGTGTTATTTCAGAAGACGGCCGCGAACAGGTCACAGGCTTTCATATGACTGGCGAGCTGATGGGCATGGATGCAGTCAGCTCAGATCTTCACACTTGCGATGCCATTGCGCTGGAAGACAGCGAAGTTTGCGAGCTGCCCTTTACCGATATGGAAGAATTAAGCCGCCGCATCCCTATTTTGCAACATCACTTTTATAAGCTGATGAGCCGGGAAATTGTTCGCGACCATGGCGTGATGCTCTTACTGGGCAATATGAAGGCAGAAGAACGTATTGCCGCCTTTCTGCTGAATCTGTCTCAGCGTTTCGCCATTCGTGGCTATTCGGCCAGCAGCTTTCATTTACGCATGACGCGTGAAGAAATCGGCAGCTACTTGGGGCTCAAGCTGGAAACAGTCAGCCGCTCGCTTTCTAAGTTCCAGGAAAATGGTTTAATTAAAGTGCAAAACCGTCTGATTGAAATCATCAATCCCGATGCACTGAAGCAGCTTATCAACAACTGCCAGCAATAA
- the hemN gene encoding oxygen-independent coproporphyrinogen III oxidase, whose protein sequence is MLQDNVAVLQPLDFDRNLISQHNGKGPRYTSYPTADRFAAMDAHTYEQSVSQQQPGTRVKPLSLYFHLPFCNTICYYCACNKVITKDQSKADQYLNYLLKEVKLQSALLTKRGTVSQLHFGGGTPTFLTDDQLSRLMDGIRTHFDLKPDGEFSIEIDPRKVSAATVAHLGAIGFNRMSVGIQDFNLEVQQAVNRVQSEEETSIVIDAARANGFKSVSIDLIYGLPHQSQASMHQTIEKVISLRPDRLALYSYAHLPERFMPQRRIDAGHLPTTEGKLDILQSSVNQLLAAGYIYIGMDHFSLPDDALAIAQRRGQLHRNFQGYSTHADCDLMAFGVSAIGKVANCFAQNVKDLDTYYQVLDTDHLPVERGLLINHDDFLRGSVIQSLMCQFELSFQPVELSYLIDFKSYFAEELKLLAPYEQDGLLVLKNDSITITAKGRFLVRSIAMVFDRYLRHAAPAGRYSKLI, encoded by the coding sequence ATGCTCCAAGATAATGTTGCTGTATTACAGCCACTTGATTTTGATCGAAATTTAATTAGCCAACACAATGGGAAAGGCCCAAGGTATACATCCTACCCCACTGCGGATCGATTTGCTGCAATGGATGCACATACTTATGAGCAAAGTGTTTCGCAGCAACAGCCCGGTACCCGTGTTAAGCCATTATCTTTGTATTTTCACCTGCCATTCTGTAATACCATTTGTTATTACTGCGCCTGTAACAAAGTCATTACCAAGGATCAGAGCAAAGCAGACCAATATCTTAATTATCTCCTTAAAGAGGTAAAATTACAGTCGGCATTATTAACAAAGCGTGGCACGGTTTCACAGTTGCATTTTGGCGGCGGCACGCCTACTTTTTTGACTGATGATCAATTAAGCAGATTAATGGATGGGATTCGCACCCATTTTGATTTAAAGCCCGATGGCGAGTTTTCAATTGAAATTGATCCTCGGAAAGTCAGTGCCGCAACAGTGGCGCATTTAGGTGCCATTGGTTTTAACCGGATGAGTGTGGGTATTCAGGATTTTAATCTGGAAGTTCAGCAGGCGGTGAACCGTGTGCAAAGTGAAGAAGAAACAAGTATCGTCATTGATGCAGCAAGAGCAAATGGTTTTAAATCTGTCAGCATTGATCTGATCTATGGCTTGCCGCACCAAAGTCAGGCCAGTATGCACCAGACCATCGAAAAAGTGATCTCTTTGCGCCCCGACCGGCTGGCATTGTATAGCTACGCTCATTTACCTGAGCGATTTATGCCGCAAAGACGCATTGATGCTGGGCATTTACCCACTACAGAGGGTAAACTCGATATCTTACAAAGTAGTGTGAATCAGCTACTCGCGGCCGGCTATATTTATATCGGTATGGATCATTTTTCCTTGCCGGATGATGCTTTAGCTATTGCCCAAAGGCGTGGTCAATTACACCGTAATTTCCAGGGCTATTCTACCCATGCAGATTGCGATTTGATGGCTTTTGGGGTGTCTGCAATTGGCAAAGTGGCTAATTGTTTTGCTCAGAACGTCAAAGATTTAGATACGTACTATCAGGTTTTAGATACAGATCATCTACCTGTTGAGCGTGGTTTATTAATTAATCACGATGATTTTTTACGTGGCTCAGTGATTCAGTCGCTGATGTGTCAGTTTGAGCTTAGCTTTCAGCCTGTTGAATTGTCTTATTTGATTGATTTTAAAAGTTATTTTGCAGAAGAATTGAAACTGCTTGCGCCTTATGAGCAGGATGGTTTACTTGTATTGAAAAATGACTCAATCACAATCACAGCCAAAGGGCGTTTCTTGGTTCGCTCTATTGCAATGGTTTTTGACCGGTATTTACGCCATGCCGCACCAGCGGGGCGCTATTCAAAGTTGATATAA
- a CDS encoding sulfite exporter TauE/SafE family protein yields the protein MLEFDLFALFLAGLLGGGHCAGMCGGVVAAFSLQLPNGPRLHYHLGFNFGRLLGYCLIGMLAGLLGSLSALLSLQGVKAGLYIFANLLLILLGSYMAGWSSLILFLEKAGRPLWGKIQPYMRLFLPIKRWPDTLIVGALWGWLPCGLVYTASLNALASASPWHGALIMLSFGLGTLPNLLLMSAFSEQLRYLFKNKYLRWLIGGGLMALGTYRLIQYVF from the coding sequence ATGCTTGAATTTGATCTTTTCGCATTGTTTCTTGCCGGCCTCTTAGGGGGCGGGCATTGTGCAGGAATGTGCGGCGGCGTGGTCGCCGCTTTTAGTTTGCAGCTTCCAAATGGTCCCCGCTTGCATTATCACCTTGGTTTTAATTTTGGGCGCTTGCTGGGTTATTGCCTGATTGGTATGCTTGCGGGCTTGCTGGGATCATTATCTGCGCTGCTTTCACTGCAAGGTGTTAAAGCGGGCTTGTATATCTTTGCCAATTTACTGTTGATCTTATTGGGCAGTTATATGGCAGGGTGGTCTTCATTGATTCTGTTTTTAGAAAAAGCAGGGCGCCCTTTATGGGGTAAAATTCAGCCGTATATGCGGCTGTTTTTACCCATTAAGCGCTGGCCGGATACCCTGATTGTCGGAGCGCTTTGGGGCTGGCTTCCCTGTGGCCTAGTCTATACCGCATCATTAAATGCTCTGGCAAGTGCCAGCCCGTGGCACGGAGCTTTAATTATGTTGTCTTTTGGTTTGGGTACACTCCCTAATTTATTATTGATGTCTGCGTTTTCTGAGCAGCTCAGATATTTATTTAAAAACAAATATTTACGCTGGCTGATCGGGGGCGGTTTGATGGCTTTGGGGACGTACAGATTAATTCAGTATGTTTTTTAA
- a CDS encoding response regulator translates to MPTPILVVDDSAMARKMLIRALPVNWDVEITHACNGIEALAAYRAGKADVMFLDLTMPLLDGYSVLETMQKEGLNSYVVVVSADIQPLARERVRQLGAAAFVQKPVKASDIEIILREYGIAL, encoded by the coding sequence ATGCCTACCCCCATTTTGGTTGTTGATGATTCTGCTATGGCCAGAAAAATGCTGATCAGAGCGTTGCCTGTTAATTGGGATGTTGAAATTACACATGCGTGCAATGGCATTGAAGCACTGGCTGCTTATCGCGCGGGCAAAGCAGATGTTATGTTTTTAGATTTAACCATGCCGCTCTTGGATGGTTATTCTGTACTTGAAACCATGCAAAAAGAGGGGCTGAATAGTTATGTAGTGGTTGTTTCGGCAGATATTCAGCCGCTGGCACGTGAGCGTGTACGACAATTGGGGGCTGCGGCCTTTGTTCAAAAACCAGTGAAAGCTTCTGATATTGAGATTATTTTGCGCGAATATGGAATCGCTTTATGA
- a CDS encoding chemotaxis protein CheC: protein MNEELFLTEEQTDALQEITNIAMGRAGAQLAQILDTFIKLSVPRINIIQSSSVSSNILKMIGSKSAATAIRQSFNGSLSGEAMVVYDQHGCRNLADLMGYDGVIDRTSERELLLDVGNVLVGACLNGVADLLGASLVYSAPTIMAENVEVDKLINIKQITWNYALLVEVHFTLEIRDFTCHLLTLMPEESILRLQLAIDAFMEKI, encoded by the coding sequence ATGAATGAAGAATTGTTTTTGACTGAAGAGCAAACGGATGCATTGCAAGAAATTACTAATATTGCAATGGGCCGTGCAGGTGCGCAGCTGGCTCAAATTTTAGACACCTTTATTAAGCTGTCCGTTCCCCGCATTAATATTATTCAGTCCTCCTCTGTATCCAGCAATATTTTGAAGATGATTGGCTCTAAAAGCGCTGCAACGGCCATCCGCCAATCATTTAACGGCTCTTTATCGGGTGAAGCGATGGTGGTTTATGACCAGCATGGGTGCAGAAATCTTGCTGATCTGATGGGCTACGATGGCGTGATTGACCGCACTTCTGAGCGCGAGCTGCTTTTGGATGTGGGCAATGTTTTAGTAGGCGCTTGTTTAAATGGGGTGGCTGATTTATTAGGTGCATCGCTGGTTTATTCCGCGCCTACCATTATGGCCGAAAATGTTGAAGTCGATAAGCTGATCAATATTAAGCAAATAACATGGAATTACGCCCTGCTGGTAGAGGTTCATTTCACTTTAGAGATTCGTGATTTCACCTGCCATTTGCTCACTCTTATGCCAGAAGAATCAATTTTGCGATTGCAGCTGGCGATTGATGCGTTTATGGAAAAGATCTGA
- a CDS encoding GGDEF domain-containing protein: MQQRLCDFIVNEVGVGVFSLDKNHRILLWNRFMAQHSGISAEQAIGANLFELFPELPQKWLSKKIESVFVLKNFAFTSWEQRPYLFKFSHNRPITGGMDFMQQNTTFMPVRNDSGEVDAVTVNLFDVTDNAIAQNLLQEAMGKLEEFSNRDGLTGIYNRRYLDMRFTQELERMSRYQAAFFTVILFDLDRFKQVNDQYGHIAGDEVLRVVSSRVLTTLRDTDVFGRYGGEEFLLLLPQTDLAGAEIAAERIREILCSSPVQVGETYIQISASLGLSACHSGCSDPQSVIEEADLALYASKQNGRNRVTVFSADLRES; this comes from the coding sequence ATGCAACAAAGACTCTGTGATTTTATTGTGAATGAAGTGGGCGTTGGTGTTTTTTCACTGGATAAAAACCATCGTATTTTATTGTGGAATCGTTTTATGGCCCAGCATAGCGGCATCAGTGCTGAGCAGGCAATTGGGGCAAATTTATTTGAATTATTCCCTGAGTTACCTCAAAAATGGCTGAGTAAAAAAATTGAAAGTGTTTTTGTGCTGAAGAATTTCGCCTTTACTTCATGGGAGCAAAGGCCTTATTTATTCAAATTTTCACATAATCGCCCCATTACCGGCGGTATGGATTTTATGCAACAAAACACCACGTTTATGCCAGTGCGTAATGACTCAGGGGAAGTGGATGCGGTGACTGTGAATCTGTTTGATGTCACCGATAACGCGATTGCGCAAAATCTATTGCAGGAAGCGATGGGAAAACTGGAAGAGTTTTCTAATCGAGATGGTTTAACCGGTATTTATAACCGCCGTTATCTGGATATGCGCTTCACGCAGGAGCTGGAGCGGATGTCTCGCTACCAGGCCGCTTTTTTTACGGTAATTCTGTTTGACCTTGATCGCTTTAAGCAAGTGAATGATCAGTACGGGCATATTGCAGGCGATGAGGTGCTGCGGGTCGTCTCGTCACGCGTGCTAACCACTTTGCGTGATACGGATGTGTTTGGCCGCTACGGTGGCGAAGAGTTTTTACTTTTACTGCCTCAGACTGATTTGGCCGGTGCAGAAATTGCTGCAGAGCGTATTCGTGAAATCTTATGTTCTTCTCCAGTGCAGGTTGGAGAAACCTATATTCAAATCTCTGCCAGCTTAGGTTTGTCAGCGTGCCATTCTGGCTGCAGTGATCCTCAGAGTGTGATTGAAGAGGCTGATTTGGCGCTTTATGCATCCAAGCAAAACGGGCGTAATCGAGTGACGGTTTTCTCTGCGGATTTACGCGAATCCTGA
- a CDS encoding PrkA family serine protein kinase, protein MDVFNNFAARYERTREEEMSLRDYLELCKHDQVAYATAAERMLMAIGEPELIDTRLDSSLSRIFQNKVIRIYPAFREFYGMEEVIEQVVAYFRHAAQGLEEKKQILYLLGPVGGGKSSIAEKLKELMECVPFYCIKGSPVNESPLGLFNAEEDGALLQEQFGIEGRYLKTIPSPWAVKRLHEFNGDINQFRVVKRHPSVLRQVAIAKTEPGDENNQDISALVGKVDIRKLEKYAQDDPDAYSYSGGLCLANQGLLEFVEMFKAPIKVLHPLLTATQEGNFKGTEGFGAIPFDGVVLAHSNESEWKQFKNNKNNEAFLDRIYIVKVPYCLRVSEEVKIYEKLVLNSSLSKAPCAPGTLKMMAQFAILSRLREPENSSIFSKMLVYDGENLKDVDPKAKSIQEYRDFAGVDEGMNGLSTRFAFKILSKVFNFDHAEVAANPVHLLYLLEQQVEREQFSAELEQKYISYIKEFMALKYVDFIGKEIQTAYLESYSEYGQNIFDRYVTLADYWIQDQEYRDADTGESFDRTSLNNELEKIEKPAGISNPKDFRNEIVNFVLRARANNGGNNPAWTSYEKLRSVIEKKMFSNTEELLPVISFNAKASHDDARKHEDFVNRMVSKGYTPKQVRLLCEWYLRVRKSS, encoded by the coding sequence ATGGATGTCTTTAATAATTTTGCTGCACGTTATGAGCGCACACGCGAAGAAGAAATGTCACTGCGTGACTATCTTGAGCTGTGCAAACATGATCAGGTCGCTTATGCCACGGCGGCAGAACGCATGCTGATGGCGATTGGTGAACCCGAATTAATTGATACCCGGCTGGATTCAAGCTTGTCGCGTATTTTCCAAAATAAAGTGATCCGTATCTATCCGGCATTTCGTGAGTTTTATGGCATGGAAGAAGTGATTGAGCAGGTCGTTGCTTATTTTCGCCATGCTGCACAGGGGCTTGAAGAAAAGAAACAAATTTTATATTTGCTTGGGCCTGTGGGGGGCGGGAAAAGCTCTATTGCCGAAAAACTAAAAGAATTAATGGAGTGTGTTCCTTTTTATTGCATTAAAGGCTCTCCAGTTAATGAATCGCCTTTGGGTTTGTTTAATGCTGAAGAAGACGGCGCTTTATTGCAGGAGCAATTTGGAATTGAAGGGCGTTATTTAAAAACCATTCCAAGCCCTTGGGCCGTTAAGCGGCTTCATGAATTTAATGGCGATATCAATCAGTTTAGAGTGGTGAAGCGCCACCCTTCGGTATTGCGTCAGGTGGCAATTGCTAAAACTGAGCCGGGCGATGAAAACAATCAGGATATCTCTGCCCTAGTGGGTAAGGTCGATATTCGTAAATTAGAAAAATATGCGCAAGATGATCCCGATGCGTACAGCTATTCTGGCGGACTTTGCCTTGCCAATCAGGGCTTGCTTGAATTTGTAGAAATGTTTAAAGCGCCCATTAAAGTTTTACACCCTTTGCTAACGGCAACGCAGGAAGGTAATTTTAAAGGGACGGAGGGTTTTGGTGCGATTCCTTTTGATGGTGTTGTGCTTGCTCACTCTAATGAATCGGAATGGAAGCAATTTAAAAACAATAAGAATAACGAAGCATTTTTAGATCGTATTTATATTGTAAAAGTCCCTTACTGCCTGAGGGTTAGTGAGGAAGTAAAAATTTATGAGAAATTGGTGCTTAATTCCTCTCTATCAAAAGCACCATGCGCTCCTGGCACTTTAAAAATGATGGCGCAGTTTGCCATTTTATCTCGGCTGCGTGAGCCGGAAAATTCCAGCATTTTTTCAAAAATGTTGGTTTACGATGGTGAAAATTTAAAAGACGTTGATCCCAAGGCAAAATCAATTCAGGAATATCGTGATTTTGCTGGCGTTGATGAGGGGATGAATGGCTTGTCTACCCGGTTTGCTTTTAAGATTTTGTCAAAAGTTTTTAATTTTGATCATGCAGAAGTGGCGGCAAATCCGGTTCATTTACTGTATTTGCTGGAGCAGCAGGTAGAGCGTGAGCAGTTCTCTGCCGAGCTTGAGCAAAAATATATCTCATATATCAAAGAATTTATGGCTTTGAAATATGTTGATTTTATTGGCAAGGAAATTCAGACGGCATATCTTGAAAGCTATTCGGAATACGGTCAGAACATTTTTGACCGCTATGTCACGCTAGCTGATTACTGGATTCAGGATCAGGAGTATCGAGATGCTGATACAGGCGAATCATTTGACCGCACCAGTTTAAATAATGAGCTGGAAAAAATTGAAAAACCGGCAGGCATTTCTAATCCAAAAGACTTCAGAAATGAAATCGTTAATTTTGTTTTGCGGGCCCGCGCTAATAATGGCGGCAATAATCCTGCATGGACTTCTTATGAAAAATTGCGTTCGGTTATTGAGAAAAAAATGTTCTCTAATACCGAAGAATTGCTGCCGGTGATTTCATTTAATGCTAAAGCAAGCCATGATGACGCACGTAAACATGAAGATTTTGTAAACAGGATGGTCAGTAAGGGCTATACGCCCAAGCAGGTCAGATTGTTATGCGAGTGGTATTTAAGAGTGCGTAAATCATCGTAA
- a CDS encoding YeaH/YhbH family protein has translation MIHMIDRRLNGKNKSAINRERFLRRFKGQIKEAVTRAVNGRSITDIERGEKVSIPVKDINEPGFAHAPGGIWERVFPGNDRYSRGDEIDRPDGGGGGGGNGGAGNGGDGEDDFVFELSKEEFLEFFFDDLELPNLVKTQLKQSMVMKPVRAGFTSDGTPTNIHVLRSLRAALGRRIALSAGPLEELNTLQEQLDELLETQGERSQEVQTLQAIIRELKAKLVCIPYIDPFDLKYTNRVRVPKPTTQAVMFCVMDVSGSMDEAKKDIAKRFFILLYLFLVRAYEKIEVVFIRHHTQATEVNEHDFFHARDTGGTVVSSAIKLTKKIIDERYPDADWNIYVAQASDGDNWDSDSPQCRQLLSAEIMPLLQYYAYVEITEGEPQNLWFEYEKVAEQHAHFTMRRIRNPAEIWPIFKELFKKVSARGGA, from the coding sequence ATGATCCATATGATTGATCGGCGTTTGAATGGCAAAAATAAGTCGGCGATAAATCGGGAGCGATTTCTTCGTCGTTTTAAGGGGCAAATTAAAGAGGCGGTGACACGTGCCGTAAATGGCAGATCTATTACTGATATAGAGCGCGGTGAAAAAGTATCTATTCCGGTCAAAGATATTAATGAGCCGGGTTTCGCCCATGCCCCAGGTGGTATTTGGGAGCGCGTTTTTCCCGGGAATGATCGCTATAGCCGGGGTGATGAAATTGATCGTCCTGATGGCGGTGGGGGGGGCGGGGGAAATGGCGGCGCTGGAAATGGCGGTGATGGCGAGGATGACTTTGTTTTTGAATTAAGCAAAGAAGAGTTTTTAGAATTTTTCTTTGATGATCTTGAATTGCCCAATTTAGTTAAAACGCAATTAAAGCAAAGCATGGTTATGAAGCCTGTCAGGGCTGGGTTTACCTCCGATGGTACGCCAACCAATATCCATGTATTGCGCAGCTTGCGTGCGGCATTAGGGCGGCGTATTGCCTTATCTGCTGGCCCGCTGGAGGAGCTTAATACCCTGCAGGAGCAATTGGATGAATTGCTTGAGACGCAAGGTGAGCGCTCGCAGGAAGTGCAAACCTTGCAGGCTATTATTCGTGAATTAAAAGCAAAATTGGTTTGTATTCCCTATATTGATCCGTTTGATCTGAAGTATACGAATCGTGTTCGGGTGCCGAAGCCAACCACCCAAGCGGTCATGTTTTGTGTAATGGATGTTTCAGGCTCGATGGACGAGGCAAAGAAAGATATTGCAAAGCGATTCTTTATTTTGCTTTATTTATTTCTTGTTCGCGCCTATGAAAAAATTGAGGTGGTCTTTATCCGGCACCATACTCAGGCCACCGAAGTCAATGAGCACGATTTTTTTCATGCAAGGGATACGGGGGGGACCGTTGTTTCATCGGCAATCAAGCTCACCAAGAAAATAATTGATGAACGCTACCCAGATGCCGATTGGAATATTTATGTGGCACAAGCCAGTGATGGGGATAATTGGGATTCTGATTCGCCTCAATGCCGGCAATTATTAAGCGCCGAAATTATGCCGCTGCTGCAATATTATGCTTATGTGGAAATCACCGAGGGGGAGCCGCAAAATCTTTGGTTTGAATATGAAAAAGTGGCCGAACAGCATGCTCACTTTACGATGCGGCGCATTCGTAATCCCGCAGAAATTTGGCCGATATTTAAAGAGCTGTTTAAAAAAGTGAGCGCAAGGGGGGGGGCATGA
- a CDS encoding SpoVR family protein produces the protein MSTNTRQKKSRAKKLLSTGSEWSFDLIDDYYREIARVAKQFGLDTYPNQLEVISAEQMMDAYASVGMPVMYNHWSYGKHFLSTQKSYQRGAMGLAYEIVINSSPCIAYLMEENTMTMQALVIAHAAFGHNSFFKGNYLFRSWTDATAIIDYLVFAKNYIAQCEQRYGEDKVEELLDSCHALMNYGVDRYKRPQKLSLSLELAKQSERENYQQSQINELWRTIPKRTEEEKAHEESRFPSEPQENLLYFIEKYAPLLAPWQREIVRIIRKIAQYFYPQRQTQVMNEGWATFWHYTLLNQLYDEGLVDDAFMLEFLHSHTNVVFQQPVTSKWFNGINPYALGFAMFRDLRRICEEPTEEDKVWFPDLVNTDWKKTLDFAMRNFKDESFILQYLSPKLMREFRLFAILDDDYLPKLKVAAIHDDAGYLDIRQKLADQYNLAGREPNIQVYEANTQGDRSLTLRHYQYQRRPLGNSVHEVLKHISRLWGFSVKLESVDEKGRVLLSYECKLEKRGI, from the coding sequence ATGAGTACAAATACACGCCAAAAAAAATCGCGCGCAAAAAAGCTTTTATCAACGGGCTCGGAATGGTCATTTGATTTAATTGATGATTATTATCGGGAAATTGCGCGCGTAGCAAAGCAGTTTGGTCTCGATACTTATCCTAATCAATTGGAGGTGATTTCAGCCGAACAAATGATGGATGCCTATGCCTCCGTAGGTATGCCAGTCATGTATAACCATTGGAGTTACGGTAAGCATTTTTTATCAACGCAAAAATCGTATCAGCGCGGTGCAATGGGGCTGGCCTATGAGATTGTGATTAATTCCAGTCCTTGTATTGCCTATTTGATGGAAGAAAATACCATGACCATGCAGGCGCTTGTCATTGCGCATGCCGCTTTTGGCCATAATTCTTTTTTTAAGGGCAATTATTTATTCAGAAGCTGGACGGATGCAACCGCCATTATTGATTACTTGGTCTTTGCAAAAAATTATATTGCTCAGTGTGAGCAAAGATATGGCGAAGATAAGGTTGAAGAGCTGCTTGATTCTTGCCATGCGCTGATGAATTATGGCGTTGATCGCTATAAACGGCCGCAAAAATTATCGCTCTCATTAGAATTGGCCAAGCAATCGGAGCGGGAGAATTATCAGCAATCGCAAATTAATGAATTATGGCGAACTATCCCTAAGCGAACAGAGGAAGAGAAGGCGCATGAGGAAAGCCGTTTCCCTTCTGAGCCGCAAGAGAATTTGCTGTATTTTATTGAGAAATACGCGCCTTTATTAGCGCCATGGCAAAGAGAAATTGTGCGGATTATTCGCAAAATTGCTCAATACTTTTATCCGCAGCGGCAAACCCAGGTGATGAATGAGGGGTGGGCGACATTCTGGCATTACACATTGCTAAATCAATTGTATGACGAAGGCTTGGTTGATGATGCTTTTATGCTGGAGTTTTTGCATAGCCACACCAATGTGGTGTTTCAGCAGCCTGTAACCAGCAAATGGTTTAACGGGATTAATCCTTATGCCTTGGGTTTTGCTATGTTTCGTGATCTGCGGCGGATTTGTGAGGAGCCTACTGAAGAAGATAAGGTATGGTTTCCGGATTTGGTTAATACCGACTGGAAAAAAACGCTGGATTTTGCAATGCGAAACTTTAAGGATGAAAGTTTTATTTTGCAGTATCTTTCGCCTAAATTAATGCGTGAATTCCGCTTGTTCGCTATTTTAGACGATGACTATTTGCCTAAATTAAAAGTGGCTGCCATTCATGATGATGCAGGCTATCTGGATATCCGGCAAAAATTGGCTGATCAATATAATTTAGCGGGACGTGAGCCTAATATTCAGGTGTACGAGGCTAATACCCAAGGGGATCGTTCATTAACTTTAAGGCATTACCAATATCAGCGCAGGCCTTTAGGAAATAGTGTGCATGAGGTGCTGAAGCATATTTCACGGCTGTGGGGGTTTTCGGTAAAGCTGGAGAGTGTTGATGAAAAGGGAAGGGTTTTGCTTAGTTACGAATGTAAGCTTGAGAAAAGAGGTATTTGA
- the rplI gene encoding 50S ribosomal protein L9, with the protein MQIILLEKVANLGGLGDVVTVKDGYARNFLVPQGKAKRATAANLAQFEARRVELEARQAEIIAAATARAAKLEGSAVTIEQKAGVDGRLFGSVSTQDIAEAFVAAGFEVAKSEVRLPDGPFKQIGEYDVELALHHEIVAAVKVTVVGIN; encoded by the coding sequence ATGCAAATCATTCTGCTCGAAAAAGTAGCAAACTTAGGTGGTCTTGGTGATGTTGTTACCGTAAAAGATGGTTACGCACGTAACTTTCTGGTACCACAAGGTAAAGCAAAACGCGCAACTGCAGCTAACCTGGCACAATTCGAAGCTCGTCGTGTAGAGCTCGAAGCACGTCAGGCTGAAATCATTGCAGCAGCTACAGCTCGCGCTGCTAAGCTGGAAGGCTCCGCAGTAACGATCGAACAAAAAGCCGGTGTTGATGGCCGTCTGTTCGGTTCAGTAAGCACACAAGACATCGCCGAAGCATTCGTTGCTGCTGGCTTTGAAGTGGCTAAATCTGAAGTTCGTCTGCCTGATGGTCCTTTCAAGCAAATCGGCGAATACGATGTTGAACTTGCTCTGCACCACGAAATCGTTGCTGCAGTGAAAGTTACTGTTGTTGGTATTAACTAA
- the rpsR gene encoding 30S ribosomal protein S18, which produces MSRHLFKRKKFCRFTAEGIAHVDYKDIALLKDFISENGKIIPARITGTKAKFQRQLSEAIKVARLLALLPYTDQH; this is translated from the coding sequence ATGTCGCGTCATCTGTTCAAGCGGAAAAAATTCTGCCGCTTTACCGCCGAAGGCATTGCCCACGTGGATTACAAAGATATTGCTCTGTTAAAAGACTTTATCTCTGAAAACGGTAAAATCATCCCAGCTCGTATCACTGGTACTAAAGCTAAGTTCCAACGCCAGCTGTCTGAAGCAATCAAAGTAGCTCGTCTGCTTGCGCTTCTGCCATACACCGACCAACACTAA
- the priB gene encoding primosomal replication protein N has translation MDKRNRVLIDGTVIKRSDIRYTPAGTPVLEIVITHLSEQTEAGKHRKVECEVAMLALGDIAARLAPIQIGQRLASKGFIAAKSNRYRNELVLHLEEFELLN, from the coding sequence TTGGACAAACGCAACCGGGTACTTATTGACGGTACCGTTATAAAACGAAGCGATATACGTTACACCCCTGCTGGAACGCCTGTTTTAGAAATTGTGATCACTCACCTTTCCGAGCAGACCGAAGCAGGTAAACACCGCAAGGTGGAGTGTGAAGTGGCCATGTTGGCACTCGGTGATATTGCAGCAAGACTTGCACCCATTCAAATCGGGCAAAGACTTGCCAGCAAAGGTTTTATTGCCGCAAAAAGTAATCGTTACCGCAATGAGCTTGTGTTGCATCTCGAAGAATTTGAATTGTTGAATTGA